The Thalassophryne amazonica chromosome 8, fThaAma1.1, whole genome shotgun sequence genome includes a window with the following:
- the pidd1 gene encoding p53-induced death domain-containing protein 1, producing the protein MEMSQSAGGESDSSMDGLACGIRNGHLSSCEEELGIKTLNRAEVVEPDESLVAPSSLMDTFGPSLSSLSSSLSSTHHHSTFSSSSSSSLSLSPPLPPSVELSAVLTDTRLTLDVYQGGTAAVPLLWESIPGRLKALQYVRLGSEEKTGLDGALEVIPHLTQLCSLAIRGHRFYSAQGDPLPGLLTTLPGSISSLSLLVHLDLSFNQLTCLPPCLLRLPVLSSLLLCHNCLSSLPPDLGQLSSLTDFSLLGNQLVCLTSSVGQLKALQKLDVSYNLLEHLPDEIGCLGDLITLELSHNKMKRLPETMGSLLSLRELIVHSNDLRLMPQCLNKLPLLKIDMRNNPLGQPPTPPPLPLTSDKTETKIPELHLGFNQHSFSVSSAGCHVFLPGGAELLFPPGCLLTTTTLAWVEKTPERKWVRLEEHDILLSRPLELRPHGITFLKPVEVCVSYHRTKKGEVVVRKFDGQSWNTLPTVLRRGSQNHSCHPGGHPARLACCSVTQFSWFMAVSRPIRDSCSVTPSGALLVSSADPGIKLHFPPHATVQTRVITLQVLCVSLSEVQSLCGDPHASVSPLLCLSQTPSIHFLQPVKVQVPLPSGVTGHTVDKSCLRLLHGDPTAQTWTDITSQVSLYITHLYAIFYITHFSWYWLWYTTQRCVSGAVRKVYQRLKQFKVQFVVLQRKSDPAQVLLQCLPANKVDTRVQTLSAQYDGPQPSDLCDLLEGEQFFAGFERGLDISADRPDCVGGRLCFVFYSRLKNLKEVYICPAQGQKVPVRGQVSFYRGEIPSNLPPEVARKRKGLDSQWFATLPLRLPAVNTDNSYNLEELQYPPLNLGDPESGYLTEANLLSISLQIGQDWRIIGINLGLSYEELDRIQYKFRDNLGGLVLDMLFHWARGQRDAGAVSRLVAAMKESGRKDLADEIEDIISLGRRKYTESLKRVGLESQSSALCGTQQEISSCLMHVAD; encoded by the exons ATGGAGATGAGCCAGTCTGCTGGAGGAGAATCAGACTCTTCCATGGATGGTCTGGCCTGTGGAATCAGGAATGGACATCTTTCTTCATGTGAGGAGGAGTTAGGGATAAAAACACTGAATCGTGCAGAGGTTGTGGAGCCAGATGAGAGTTTGGTTGCTCCTTCTAGCCTTATGGACACCTTTGGTCCTTCATTATCAAgcctctcctcctctctgtcCTCCACTCATCATCATAGTACATTTTCTTCATCGTCTTCCTCTTCATTATCTCTGTCTCCACCGTTGCCTCCCTCTGTGGAGCTCTCGGCTGTGCTGACTGATACCAGGCTGACCCTAGATGTGTACCAGGGAGGGACAGCAGCCGTGCCGCTGCTATGGGAGTCCATCCCCGGCCGGCTGAAGGCCCTTCAGTATGTCAGGCTGGGCTCTGAGGAGAAAACCGGGCTCGATGGTGCACTGGAAGTCATACCACATCTCACACAACTCTGCTCGCTGGCTATTCGAG GTCACCGTTTTTACAGTGCACAAGGTGACCCTTTACCTGGACTCCTCACCACTTTACCTGGGTCCATTTCCTCCCTTTCTCTTCTGGTGCACCTGGACCTCTCCTTCAACCAACTCACCTGCCTGCCTCCCTGCTTGCTCAGATTGCCAGTGCTGTCCTCCTTGCTTCTCTGTCACAACTGCCTCTCTTCTTTGCCTCCTGATCTGGGACAGCTGTCCTCCCTCACAGATTTCTCTCTCCTTGGGAACCAGCTGGTCTGTCTCACTTCAAGTGTTGGTCAGCTGAAAGCGCTGCAGAAACTCGATGTTTCATATAACCTCCTTGAGCACCTACCTGATGAAATTGGATGTCTGGGAGATCTTATTACACTGGAGTTGTCTCATAACAAAATGAAGCGGCTACCAGAGACCATGG GCTCTCTCCTTTCCCTCAGGGAACTCATTGTCCACAGCAATGACCTGCGCCTGATGCCACAGTGCCTGAATAAACTGCCTCTGCTGAAAATAGACATGCGTAACAATCCTTTGGGACAACCCCCAACCCCTCCTCCTCTCCCACTCACATCAG ATAAAACAGAGACAAAAATCCCAGAGTTGCATCTTGGGTTTAATCAGCACAG TTTCTCTGTTTCGTCTGCTGGGTGTCATGTGTTTCTCCCAGGGGGGGCTGAGCTGCTGTTCCCCCCAGGGTGCCTGCTGACGACTACAACGCTGGCATGGGTTGAAAAAACGCCAGAACGGAAGTGGGTGCGACTAGAGGAGCATGACATCTTACTGAGTCGTCCACTGGAACTTCGTCCTCATGGAATTACATTCTTAAAG CCAGTGGAGGTGTGTGTGTCGTATCATCGGACCAAAAAAGGAGAGGTGGTTGTGCGGAAATTTGATGGCCAGTCATGGAACACCCTTCCCACTGTGCTCAGGAGAGGAAGTCAGAATCATAGCTGCCATCCAGGAGGACACCCGGCCAGG CTGGCCTGCTGCTCGGTGACCCAGTTCTCATGGTTTATGGCAGTGTCCCGCCCAATCAGGGACAGTTGCTCTGTTACACCTTCGGGGGCATTGCTGGTGTCCAGCGCCGATCCTGGTATTAAACTTCACTTCCCTCCACATGCTACTGTGCAAACGCGTGTTATAACTTTACAG GTGCTGTGCGTGTCCCTGTCAGAGGTACAGTCGCTGTGCGGCGATCCTCACGCTAGTGTTAGTCCTCTACTCTGCCTCTCTCAGACTCCCAGCATACATTTCCTGCAGCCTGTCAAGGTTCAGGTGCCTTTGCCGTCTGGAGTCACAG GCCATACAGTTGATAAGTCCTGTTTACGTCTTCTACATGGTGACCCCACTGCCCAAACCTGGACTGATATCACATCACAAGTGTCTCTCTACATCACCCACTTGTATGCCATTTTCTACATTACACACTTCTCCTG GTACTGGCTGTGGTACACCACTCAGCGCTGTGTTAGCGGGGCTGTCAGGAAGGTTTATCAAAGGCTAAAACAGTTtaaagtccagtttgttgtcctcCAGCGGAAAAGTGATCCTGCacaagttctcctgcagtgtttACCTGCTAATAAG GTGGACACCAGAGTGCAGACTTTATCAGCGCAATATGATGGACCACAGCCTTCTGACCTGTGTGACCTGCTAGAAGGAGAGCAGTTCTTTGCTGGATTTGAAAGGGGTTTAGATATCAGCGCAG ACAGACCCGATTGTGTCGGGGGGAGACTGTGTTTTGTGTTCTACTCCAGACTGAAGAATCTGAAGGAAGTGTACATTTGTCCAGCTCAGGGTCAGAAGGTTCCAGTGAGGGGACAA GTGTCATTCTATCGAGGTGAAATTCCAAGTAATTTACCACCAGAAGTGGCAAGAAAGAGGAAAGGACTGGACAGCCAGTGGTTTGCAACCCTACCGCTGAGACTTCCT GCTGTAAACACTGACAATAGTTACAACTTGGAAGAGCTTCAATATCCTCCTCTGAACCTGGGTGACCCTGAGAGCGGCTACCTAACAGAAGCCAACTTGCTGTCCATCTCTCTTCAAATAGGACAGGACTGGCGCATCATTGGCATCAATCTTGGTTTAAGCTATGAGGAGCTGGACCGCATCCAGTACAAGTTCAG GGACAACCTAGGAGGATTGGTTCTAGACATGCTGTTCCACTGGGCCCGGGGACAAAGGGATGCAGGAGCAGTATCAAGACTGGTGGCTGCAATGAAGGAGAGCGGCAGGAAAGACCTTGCAGATGAGATCGAGGACATAATTAGTCTAGGACGGAGAAAGTACACGGAGTCATTGAAGAGAGTGGGTCTGGAATCTCAGAGCTCTGCCCTGTGTGGAACACAGCAGGAGATAAGCTCATGTTTAATGCACGTGGCTGACTAA